From a single Streptomyces sp. 1331.2 genomic region:
- a CDS encoding pyridoxamine 5'-phosphate oxidase family protein — translation MSDTTEGSPSYSRTPRTTPTRYKDRATWEQEAIHAILDSAYICHLGFVVDGAPVVLPTIYARVGSRLYVHGSTGSRPMRSASGEQGMPVCVTVTQVDALVLTKSAFNHSVNFRSVVAHGTAHQVTDPQELDVALAALVDHAIPGRSSEVRPANAKELAATAVLRLELDEVSAKTRDDDASDDAEDADLPHWSGLIPVTTVHGTPVPHDDRTVPLPAHLRSYPR, via the coding sequence ATGTCAGACACCACGGAAGGCTCGCCCAGCTACTCCCGCACCCCCAGGACGACCCCGACCCGCTACAAGGACCGGGCCACCTGGGAGCAGGAGGCGATCCACGCCATCCTCGACAGCGCCTACATTTGCCACCTCGGCTTCGTCGTCGACGGCGCCCCCGTCGTCCTGCCGACGATCTACGCCCGGGTCGGCAGCCGGCTCTACGTCCACGGCTCCACCGGCAGCCGCCCGATGCGCAGCGCCTCCGGCGAGCAGGGCATGCCGGTCTGCGTCACCGTCACCCAGGTCGACGCGCTGGTGCTGACCAAGTCCGCGTTCAACCACTCGGTGAACTTCCGCTCGGTCGTCGCCCACGGCACCGCCCACCAGGTCACCGACCCGCAGGAGCTGGACGTCGCGCTGGCCGCCCTGGTCGACCACGCGATACCCGGCCGCTCGTCCGAGGTCCGCCCGGCCAACGCCAAGGAGCTCGCCGCCACCGCCGTCCTGCGGCTGGAGCTGGACGAGGTCTCGGCCAAGACCCGCGACGACGACGCCTCCGACGACGCCGAGGACGCCGACCTGCCGCACTGGTCCGGCCTGATCCCGGTCACCACCGTGCACGGCACCCCCGTACCGCACGACGACCGCACCGTCCCGCTCCCCGCGCACCTGCGCAGCTACCCGCGCTGA
- a CDS encoding CPBP family intramembrane glutamic endopeptidase: MTAVPTAPQTARPTRRQLGVELLIVLGLSLGASGISALISFAGSLTEPLKLGQQVATLNGSRAPGRPWLDLVWQLYYIGRGLMPVVLVGYLLVREGVALRVLGFDLGQKLRDLGRGAAVAAAIGGAGLALYLASQAAGYNLTVAPSGLPDVWWRVPVLVLSAWQNAVLEEVVVLGYLLRRVGQLGWSWPAAVAASSVLRGSYHLYQGVGGLVGNMVMGAVFCLLYRRWGRVMPLVVAHALIDTVAFVGYVLLAGHVSWLPTP, translated from the coding sequence GTGACCGCCGTGCCGACCGCGCCGCAGACCGCCCGGCCCACCCGTCGTCAGCTCGGCGTGGAGCTGCTGATCGTCCTCGGCCTCTCGCTCGGGGCCAGCGGGATCAGCGCGCTGATCAGCTTCGCGGGCTCGCTCACCGAACCGCTCAAGCTCGGCCAGCAGGTCGCCACGCTGAACGGATCGCGGGCGCCCGGGCGGCCCTGGCTGGACCTGGTGTGGCAGCTGTACTACATCGGGCGCGGGCTGATGCCGGTGGTGCTGGTCGGCTACCTGCTGGTGCGCGAGGGCGTCGCGCTGCGGGTGCTGGGCTTCGACCTCGGGCAGAAGCTGCGCGACCTGGGCCGGGGCGCCGCCGTCGCGGCCGCGATCGGCGGGGCGGGGCTGGCGCTGTACCTGGCCTCGCAGGCGGCCGGGTACAACCTGACGGTGGCGCCGTCCGGGCTGCCGGACGTCTGGTGGCGGGTGCCGGTGCTGGTGCTGTCGGCCTGGCAGAACGCCGTCCTGGAGGAGGTCGTCGTCCTCGGCTACCTGCTGCGCCGGGTGGGGCAGCTGGGGTGGTCGTGGCCGGCGGCGGTGGCGGCGAGCTCGGTGCTGCGCGGCTCGTACCACCTGTACCAGGGGGTCGGCGGGCTGGTCGGCAACATGGTGATGGGGGCGGTGTTCTGCCTGCTGTACCGGCGGTGGGGGCGGGTGATGCCGCTGGTGGTGGCGCACGCGCTGATCGACACGGTGGCCTTCGTCGGGTACGTGCTGCTCGCCGGGCACGTCAGCTGGCTGCCGACCCCCTGA
- a CDS encoding DUF5999 family protein has translation MCQHRPECPSAESEDREAAVSVARHPEQGWSLLCNGVVLFEDTGELLPDGRVIAPRRPVAHAA, from the coding sequence ATGTGCCAGCACCGTCCTGAGTGCCCGTCGGCCGAGTCCGAGGACCGCGAGGCGGCCGTCTCGGTGGCCCGCCATCCGGAGCAGGGCTGGAGCCTGCTCTGCAACGGCGTGGTCCTGTTCGAGGACACCGGAGAGCTGCTGCCCGACGGCCGGGTGATCGCCCCGCGCCGCCCCGTCGCCCACGCGGCCTGA
- a CDS encoding glutamate--cysteine ligase, producing the protein MGEKVVATRADLADRQLYRRKLQSCLDALGRMLREDRFDRPRAVMGLEIELNLADEQGLPAMNNAQVLSAIGSSDFQTELGKFNIEVNITPHRLCGHVFEELREEIDTGLRYADRRAAEAGARIVMVGILPTLEHAHTGLDSMSHNQRYTLLSDQILAARGEEIALDIEGVEHLQLESITMVAEAAATSLQLHLQVTPERFSSVWNAAQALCGPQLALGANSPFLFGRELWRETRPVLFQQACDTRSAELKAQGVRPITWFGERWVDSAYDLFEENLRYFPALLPICDDEDPLKVLASGGAPKLAEMRLHNGTIYRWNRPIYDVSGGVAHLRVENRALPAGPTVADTLANAAFYYGLVRVLAEQPRPVWTRLPFEKADENFRQGARYGIDAVLQWPRPGRAGRGGGLQTVSAVDLVLGELLPMAYQGLDEWGVEPADRDRYLGIIEQRCLRRTNGAAWQSATFHRLRERYGMDRPAALAAMTRRYAEHMRSGEPVHTWPVG; encoded by the coding sequence GTGGGCGAGAAGGTCGTGGCGACTCGGGCGGATCTGGCGGACCGGCAGCTGTACCGGCGCAAGCTCCAGTCCTGTCTCGACGCGCTGGGGCGGATGCTGCGGGAGGACCGCTTCGACCGGCCGCGGGCGGTGATGGGCCTGGAGATCGAGCTCAACCTGGCCGACGAGCAGGGCCTGCCGGCCATGAACAACGCGCAGGTGCTGAGCGCGATCGGCTCCAGCGACTTCCAGACCGAGCTGGGCAAGTTCAACATCGAGGTGAACATCACGCCCCACCGGCTCTGCGGGCACGTGTTCGAGGAGCTGCGCGAGGAGATCGACACCGGGCTGCGCTACGCCGACCGGCGGGCCGCCGAGGCGGGGGCGCGGATCGTCATGGTGGGCATCCTGCCGACCCTGGAGCACGCGCACACCGGGCTGGACTCGATGAGCCACAACCAGCGGTACACCCTGCTCAGCGACCAGATCCTGGCCGCCCGGGGGGAGGAGATCGCGCTGGACATCGAGGGCGTCGAGCACCTCCAGCTGGAGTCCATCACCATGGTCGCCGAGGCCGCCGCGACCTCGCTGCAGCTGCACCTCCAGGTGACGCCGGAACGGTTCTCCTCGGTGTGGAACGCCGCCCAGGCGCTCTGCGGGCCGCAGCTCGCGCTCGGCGCGAACTCCCCGTTCCTGTTCGGACGGGAGCTGTGGCGGGAGACCCGACCGGTGCTCTTCCAGCAGGCCTGCGACACCCGTTCGGCGGAGCTCAAGGCCCAGGGCGTGCGCCCGATCACCTGGTTCGGCGAGCGCTGGGTCGACTCGGCGTACGACCTGTTCGAGGAGAACCTGCGGTACTTCCCCGCGCTGCTGCCGATCTGCGACGACGAGGACCCGCTGAAGGTCCTGGCCTCCGGCGGCGCGCCCAAGCTCGCCGAGATGCGGCTGCACAACGGCACCATCTACCGCTGGAACCGGCCGATCTACGACGTCTCGGGCGGGGTCGCGCACCTGCGGGTGGAGAACCGGGCGCTGCCGGCCGGGCCGACGGTGGCCGACACGCTGGCCAACGCCGCCTTCTACTACGGCCTGGTCCGGGTGCTCGCCGAGCAGCCCCGGCCGGTCTGGACCCGGCTGCCGTTCGAGAAGGCCGACGAGAACTTCCGGCAGGGCGCCCGGTACGGCATCGACGCCGTCCTCCAGTGGCCGCGACCCGGCCGGGCCGGCCGCGGCGGCGGGCTGCAGACGGTCTCCGCCGTCGACCTGGTGCTGGGCGAGCTGCTGCCGATGGCCTACCAGGGACTCGACGAGTGGGGCGTGGAACCCGCCGACCGGGACCGCTACCTGGGCATCATCGAGCAGCGCTGCCTGCGCCGCACCAACGGCGCGGCCTGGCAGAGCGCGACCTTCCACCGGCTGCGCGAACGGTACGGGATGGACCGGCCGGCGGCGCTCGCGGCGATGACCCGGCGCTACGCCGAGCACATGCGCAGCGGGGAGCCGGTGCACACCTGGCCGGTCGGTTAG
- a CDS encoding MFS transporter, whose product MPTPPPHPRRLAWASRNFRIQTAATVISGLGSAGAPVATAFAVLGSGGSTTEVGYVTAARLLPTVLLLVLGGGLADRLPRHRIMVAANLFNAASQAVLAALVLSGDARLWHLLALSAAGGAGHALYAPASSGMIMQAVPQEHAARAFSVFRMGQNASQIGGAALGGALTAAFGPGWVLALDALCFLVAAALRFFLEPEQAPAPSGGGMLRDLSEGWREFASRRWLWVIVLQFSVLVACVEAVESVYGPTVAAERLGGASAWGLAMSAFGLGLVATGLLMARWRPRRILLVGNWGVFLFGMPALALAAAVPLPLLTAAMFLSGVGVTVFGVNWMVALRQEIPAEMFSRVSAYDLLGSNALAPAGTALAGPAAVALGLGGALWTCAVVCQLLSAAVLLDPQVRRLSRRSTADAPVPAAEPVPTS is encoded by the coding sequence GTGCCGACCCCACCCCCGCACCCCCGCCGCCTCGCCTGGGCGAGCCGCAACTTCCGCATCCAGACCGCCGCCACCGTGATCAGCGGCCTGGGCAGCGCCGGCGCCCCCGTCGCCACCGCCTTCGCCGTCCTCGGCAGCGGCGGCAGCACCACCGAGGTCGGCTACGTCACCGCCGCCCGTCTGCTGCCCACCGTGCTGCTCCTGGTGCTCGGCGGCGGCCTCGCCGACCGCCTGCCGCGACACCGGATCATGGTCGCCGCCAACCTCTTCAACGCCGCCTCCCAGGCCGTACTGGCCGCGCTGGTCCTGTCCGGGGACGCCCGGCTCTGGCACCTGCTGGCACTCTCCGCCGCCGGCGGCGCCGGCCACGCCCTCTACGCCCCGGCCTCCAGCGGCATGATCATGCAGGCCGTCCCCCAGGAGCACGCCGCCCGTGCCTTCTCGGTGTTCCGGATGGGCCAGAACGCCTCCCAGATCGGCGGCGCCGCCCTCGGCGGGGCGCTCACCGCCGCCTTCGGCCCCGGCTGGGTGCTCGCCCTGGACGCCCTCTGCTTCCTGGTCGCCGCCGCGCTGCGCTTCTTCCTGGAGCCGGAGCAGGCCCCCGCGCCCTCCGGCGGCGGCATGCTGCGCGACCTGAGCGAGGGCTGGCGGGAGTTCGCCTCCCGCCGCTGGCTCTGGGTGATCGTGCTGCAGTTCTCCGTCCTGGTCGCCTGCGTCGAAGCGGTCGAATCGGTGTACGGGCCGACGGTCGCCGCGGAGCGGCTCGGTGGCGCGAGCGCCTGGGGCCTGGCGATGTCCGCCTTCGGCCTCGGCCTGGTGGCCACCGGGCTGCTGATGGCACGTTGGCGGCCGCGCCGGATCCTGCTGGTCGGCAACTGGGGCGTCTTCCTGTTCGGCATGCCGGCGCTCGCCCTCGCCGCCGCCGTCCCGCTGCCTCTGCTGACCGCCGCGATGTTCCTGTCCGGCGTCGGCGTCACCGTCTTCGGCGTCAACTGGATGGTCGCGCTGCGACAGGAGATCCCGGCGGAGATGTTCTCCCGGGTCTCCGCGTACGACCTGCTCGGCTCCAACGCGCTGGCCCCCGCCGGCACCGCGCTGGCCGGCCCGGCCGCCGTGGCACTCGGCCTCGGCGGCGCGCTGTGGACCTGCGCGGTCGTCTGCCAACTGCTCAGCGCGGCGGTCCTGCTGGACCCCCAGGTGCGCCGGCTCAGCCGTCGGAGCACCGCCGACGCACCGGTGCCCGCCGCCGAGCCCGTACCCACCTCGTGA
- a CDS encoding HAD domain-containing protein, whose amino-acid sequence MPKPLLFLDVDGVLNPVCPHPDAGFDTHTLFGYSVLLSPRHGRWLRELAGTYELVWATTWEEHANTHIAPAIGLDPLPVVRLSGYVPQPGDPRVPLMELFSAAKWAPLLRYAGGRPFAWVDDVIPARLVRRSLWRRDRLLLPIDPGQGLERRHVDRLLARPPRGQALPSGGSALRGSAAS is encoded by the coding sequence GTGCCGAAGCCACTGCTGTTCCTGGACGTCGACGGGGTCCTGAACCCGGTCTGTCCCCATCCGGACGCCGGGTTCGACACCCACACCCTGTTCGGCTACTCCGTCCTGCTCTCCCCCCGCCACGGCCGCTGGCTGCGCGAGCTGGCCGGCACGTACGAACTGGTCTGGGCCACCACCTGGGAGGAGCACGCCAACACCCACATCGCCCCGGCGATCGGCCTGGACCCGCTGCCGGTGGTCCGCCTCAGCGGCTACGTCCCGCAGCCCGGAGACCCGCGCGTCCCGCTGATGGAGCTGTTCTCCGCCGCCAAGTGGGCCCCGCTGCTGCGCTACGCCGGGGGCCGCCCGTTCGCCTGGGTGGACGACGTCATCCCGGCCCGGCTGGTCCGCAGGTCGCTCTGGCGGCGCGACCGCCTGCTGCTGCCGATCGACCCGGGCCAGGGCCTGGAACGCCGGCACGTCGACCGCCTGCTCGCCCGCCCGCCGCGCGGCCAGGCCCTGCCCTCCGGGGGTTCGGCGCTCAGGGGGTCGGCAGCCAGCTGA
- a CDS encoding FMN-binding negative transcriptional regulator has product MLIRSWDRGDEDEWRAWLAEGRDFGLLAANGGPGEGPVLVPTHFLLDAERGEILLHLAAPNPLLAAVRADPQVTLAVTDGYAFAPGHWRGAPGTPTSYYTSVHFHCTAEVVESAADKAEILNRQLAHFQPETPEVRVVPGDGELARQLPGLRGLRLTVNEVRAKFKYDDKKPAEAQFGIAERLAERAGGRGRGRDQYAAARSQLLRRHGRRTALSDTASSDTDPSRAGTPRAAAPRTTAPRTTAPRAAD; this is encoded by the coding sequence ATGCTGATCAGGTCCTGGGACCGCGGCGACGAGGACGAGTGGCGCGCCTGGCTGGCCGAGGGCCGCGACTTCGGCCTGCTCGCCGCCAACGGCGGCCCCGGCGAGGGCCCGGTGCTCGTCCCCACGCACTTCCTGCTGGACGCCGAGCGCGGCGAGATCCTGCTGCACCTCGCCGCGCCCAACCCGCTGCTGGCCGCCGTGCGCGCCGACCCGCAGGTCACCCTCGCGGTCACCGACGGCTATGCCTTCGCCCCCGGCCACTGGCGCGGCGCCCCGGGCACGCCCACCAGTTACTACACCTCGGTGCACTTCCACTGCACCGCCGAGGTCGTGGAGTCCGCCGCCGACAAGGCGGAGATCCTCAACCGCCAGCTGGCGCACTTCCAGCCCGAGACGCCGGAGGTCCGGGTGGTGCCCGGGGACGGCGAGCTCGCCCGGCAGCTGCCCGGCCTGCGCGGGCTCCGGCTGACGGTGAACGAGGTACGGGCCAAGTTCAAGTACGACGACAAGAAGCCCGCCGAGGCACAGTTCGGCATCGCCGAGCGCCTCGCCGAACGCGCGGGAGGCCGCGGGCGCGGCCGCGACCAGTACGCCGCCGCCCGTTCCCAGCTGCTGCGCCGTCACGGCCGGCGCACCGCCTTGTCCGACACCGCCTCGTCCGACACCGACCCGTCCCGCGCCGGCACACCCCGCGCCGCCGCACCGCGCACCACCGCACCCCGTACCACCGCACCGCGCGCCGCCGACTGA
- a CDS encoding sugar porter family MFS transporter, giving the protein MSSVNRRQASGEAHLGHVVFISAAAAMGGFLFGYDSAVINGAVTGIQKHFAVGHGTTAFVVAIALLGSAAGAVIAGRLADHLGRVRTMLLAAVLFAASGIGSMFPPNIEALATWRVAGGVAIGIASVIAPTYIAEVAPTAYRGRLASFQQMAIVLGITISQLANYALNQAAGGESTGHLGGIQAWQWMLGVETIPALVYGLMALSIPESPRFLIADHREAQARTVLAEVEGEGVDLDARVAEIRAVLESTHKPRLKDLLGGRFGLLPIVWIGIGASVFQQFVGINVIFYYSSFLWQSVGINESNSLLISLSTSIVNVIGTVIAMALVDRIGRKPLALAGSIGMAAALSTAAWAFSYRHGTGDTATLDNTHATVALVAAHVFVLCFAFSWGVVVWVLLGEMFPNRIRALALSVAASAQWIANWAITVSFPDLADWNLSATYVIYAVFALLSIPFVAFCIKETKGRALEEMG; this is encoded by the coding sequence GTGTCCTCAGTCAATCGCCGACAGGCGTCCGGCGAGGCCCACCTCGGCCACGTGGTGTTCATCTCGGCGGCCGCCGCCATGGGCGGCTTCCTGTTCGGCTACGACAGCGCGGTGATCAACGGCGCGGTGACGGGCATCCAGAAGCACTTCGCGGTGGGCCACGGCACCACCGCCTTCGTGGTGGCCATCGCGCTGCTCGGATCGGCGGCCGGCGCGGTGATCGCCGGCCGACTCGCCGACCACCTCGGCCGGGTGCGCACGATGCTGCTGGCCGCCGTCCTGTTCGCGGCCAGCGGCATCGGCTCGATGTTCCCGCCGAACATCGAGGCCCTGGCCACCTGGCGCGTGGCCGGCGGCGTCGCGATCGGCATCGCCTCGGTGATCGCCCCGACCTACATCGCCGAGGTCGCGCCGACCGCCTACCGCGGCCGGCTCGCCTCCTTCCAGCAGATGGCGATCGTGCTCGGCATCACCATCTCCCAGCTCGCCAACTACGCGCTGAACCAGGCCGCCGGCGGGGAGTCCACCGGCCACCTCGGCGGCATCCAGGCCTGGCAGTGGATGCTCGGCGTCGAGACCATCCCGGCCCTGGTGTACGGGCTGATGGCACTCTCCATCCCGGAGTCGCCCCGCTTCCTGATCGCCGACCACCGCGAGGCGCAGGCCCGCACGGTGCTGGCCGAGGTCGAGGGCGAGGGCGTGGACCTGGACGCCCGGGTGGCGGAGATCCGCGCGGTGCTGGAGTCCACCCACAAGCCCCGGCTGAAGGACCTGCTCGGCGGCCGCTTCGGCCTGCTGCCGATCGTCTGGATCGGCATCGGCGCCTCGGTGTTCCAGCAGTTCGTCGGCATCAACGTGATCTTCTACTACTCGTCCTTCCTCTGGCAGTCGGTGGGCATCAACGAGTCCAACTCGCTGCTGATCAGCCTCTCCACCTCGATCGTCAACGTGATCGGCACGGTGATCGCGATGGCCCTGGTGGACCGGATCGGCCGCAAGCCGCTGGCCCTGGCCGGCTCGATCGGCATGGCGGCCGCGCTGTCCACCGCCGCCTGGGCGTTCTCCTACCGGCACGGCACCGGCGACACCGCCACCCTCGACAACACCCACGCCACCGTCGCCCTGGTCGCCGCGCACGTCTTCGTGCTCTGCTTCGCCTTCTCCTGGGGCGTGGTGGTCTGGGTCCTGCTCGGCGAGATGTTCCCCAACCGGATCCGTGCGCTGGCCCTGTCGGTCGCCGCCTCGGCCCAGTGGATCGCCAACTGGGCGATCACCGTCAGCTTCCCGGACCTCGCCGACTGGAACCTCTCGGCGACGTACGTGATCTACGCGGTCTTCGCGCTGCTCTCCATCCCGTTCGTGGCCTTCTGCATCAAGGAGACCAAGGGCCGCGCGCTGGAGGAGATGGGCTGA
- a CDS encoding dienelactone hydrolase family protein, whose protein sequence is MPDQRGSRQNVTFPSNGRTAHGYLARPPQGVGPGLVVVQEWWGLTSHVAATADRFAAEGFTVLAPDLFGGATTHDRTEAARLKRELPVEQAVEDLSGAVDHLLALEGVVGDSVGVVGFCMGGGFALLLAARAGDRVAAVVPFYGLPPDPDFDYRGLTAHVLGHFGELDGSLPMATVDEAAIRIGEATDVRPEFHFYPAGHAFMNDENLLGTYDPLQARIAWRRTLAFLRGHLG, encoded by the coding sequence ATGCCCGACCAGCGCGGCTCCCGGCAGAACGTCACCTTCCCGAGCAACGGCCGTACCGCGCACGGGTACCTGGCCCGCCCGCCGCAGGGCGTCGGGCCGGGCCTGGTGGTGGTGCAGGAGTGGTGGGGGCTCACCTCGCACGTCGCCGCCACGGCCGACCGCTTCGCCGCCGAGGGCTTCACCGTCCTCGCCCCCGACCTCTTCGGCGGCGCCACCACGCACGACCGCACCGAGGCGGCCCGGCTCAAGCGCGAACTCCCGGTCGAGCAGGCCGTCGAGGACCTCTCCGGCGCCGTCGACCACCTGCTCGCGCTGGAGGGCGTGGTCGGCGACTCCGTCGGCGTGGTCGGCTTCTGCATGGGCGGCGGCTTCGCCCTGCTGCTGGCCGCCAGGGCCGGCGACCGGGTGGCCGCCGTGGTGCCCTTCTACGGCCTGCCGCCCGACCCCGACTTCGACTACCGCGGCCTGACCGCCCACGTCCTGGGCCACTTCGGCGAGTTGGACGGCTCGCTGCCGATGGCCACCGTGGACGAGGCGGCGATCCGGATCGGCGAGGCCACCGACGTCCGCCCCGAGTTCCACTTCTACCCGGCCGGACACGCCTTCATGAACGACGAGAACCTGCTCGGCACCTACGACCCCCTGCAGGCCCGGATCGCCTGGCGCCGCACCCTCGCCTTCCTCCGGGGCCACCTCGGCTGA